One window from the genome of Pedobacter schmidteae encodes:
- a CDS encoding serine hydrolase: MKKILLLCTLCIPFMGFAQLQTVFQNKIDSIYDDNKNAIGIIVHVEAPKRNISWSYAKGIANIKTNEPLNSQQPVLIASNTKPYVAAAILRLVEKREISIDQPVKTLLSEQTRLLFEKDGYDLNTITTKHLLSHTSGIQDYVDDAYFQLVNQNPAYKWKKEEQIKRSLEIGSPQPVGEKFNYADINYLLLAEIIEQKMQQPFYAAIRDLLRYKELNLTKTWFINLEKFPNNTLALAHQYASKYGWDSFDIDPSWDLYGGGGIATTAKEAALFFQYLFDGRIIQDKQILEAMHTYVLPSDQSKYCLGLYHFDMGFNAYYHGGWWGTDVIYSPESDATITVFTLQKGFQHIVNPFIGKEFQKLLINKK, translated from the coding sequence ATGAAAAAAATACTATTATTATGTACGTTGTGTATTCCATTTATGGGGTTTGCTCAATTGCAAACAGTTTTTCAGAATAAAATAGATTCTATTTATGATGATAATAAAAATGCCATTGGAATTATTGTTCATGTTGAGGCACCGAAGCGAAATATTTCCTGGAGTTATGCAAAAGGAATTGCAAATATCAAAACAAATGAGCCATTAAATTCTCAGCAACCTGTCTTGATTGCTAGTAATACCAAGCCTTACGTTGCTGCTGCTATACTAAGGTTGGTCGAAAAACGCGAAATTTCTATCGACCAACCGGTTAAAACATTATTATCGGAACAAACGCGTCTATTATTTGAAAAAGATGGCTATGATTTGAATACAATTACGACAAAACATCTATTGTCACATACCTCTGGAATTCAGGACTATGTGGACGATGCATATTTTCAATTGGTTAATCAAAATCCGGCATATAAATGGAAAAAAGAGGAGCAAATTAAAAGATCCCTTGAGATTGGAAGTCCTCAGCCAGTGGGTGAAAAATTTAATTATGCAGATATAAATTACTTACTCCTGGCCGAAATTATTGAGCAAAAAATGCAACAACCATTTTATGCAGCGATTCGGGATTTATTGAGGTACAAAGAATTGAATCTGACAAAAACATGGTTTATTAACTTAGAAAAATTCCCTAACAACACGTTAGCACTTGCACATCAATACGCAAGCAAGTATGGATGGGATTCTTTCGATATTGATCCTTCTTGGGATTTGTATGGTGGTGGTGGAATCGCTACCACAGCAAAAGAAGCTGCCTTGTTTTTTCAATACCTGTTTGATGGGAGAATTATTCAAGATAAACAAATCTTGGAAGCAATGCATACATATGTTTTACCTTCAGATCAATCTAAATATTGTTTAGGACTTTATCACTTTGATATGGGATTCAATGCCTATTATCACGGCGGCTGGTGGGGGACAGATGTTATTTATTCTCCGGAATCTGATGCAACAATTACTGTTTTTACTTTACAGAAAGGCTTTCAGCACATCGTTAATCCATTTATCGGAAAAGAATTTCAAAAGTTATTGATCAATAAAAAATGA
- a CDS encoding redoxin domain-containing protein, translating to MSLSVGHSAPDFKLFSSELKEVSLSDYKGRKLVVHFFPMAFTGVCTAQLCTMRDSFGYYEGMNADVVGISVDSPFTLAKFKEDQAYQFPLLSDFNKEASQAYGAFYSDFVFNLKGVSKRAAFVIDEEGKIIHSEVLEVATDMPDFDAIKKAVEA from the coding sequence ATGTCATTAAGTGTTGGCCATAGCGCCCCCGATTTTAAATTATTCAGTTCAGAACTGAAAGAAGTATCTCTTTCTGATTACAAAGGCAGAAAACTGGTTGTTCATTTTTTCCCAATGGCATTTACAGGCGTTTGCACTGCGCAATTGTGTACCATGAGGGATAGCTTTGGTTATTATGAAGGCATGAACGCAGATGTGGTAGGTATTTCTGTAGATTCTCCTTTTACATTGGCCAAATTTAAAGAAGATCAGGCTTACCAGTTTCCTTTACTTTCAGATTTTAACAAAGAAGCTTCGCAAGCTTATGGTGCATTTTATAGCGATTTTGTATTCAATTTGAAAGGTGTATCCAAAAGAGCAGCCTTTGTAATTGACGAAGAAGGAAAAATTATTCATTCGGAAGTTTTGGAAGTTGCTACCGATATGCCTGATTTTGACGCAATTAAAAAAGCTGTAGAAGCCTAA
- a CDS encoding RNA polymerase sigma-70 factor encodes MSTVVLDFKQLYLDFYAALCYFAFKIVGDQEEAKDIVEDVFVKVLHHKSIISADENIRAYLYTAVKNSCLSYLKVSARVKERQWHYNANQPSEEGDYMNDLIQAEVLREVMKVIDKLPGHSGKIIKMSYFDNLKNDEIAALLGISTQTVKNLKSKGLDSLRRLLKPDVFAMFLFLYGLKSG; translated from the coding sequence ATGTCCACAGTGGTTCTGGATTTTAAACAGTTATATCTTGACTTTTATGCTGCCCTTTGTTACTTCGCGTTTAAAATAGTGGGGGACCAGGAGGAGGCGAAAGATATTGTAGAAGATGTTTTTGTCAAAGTACTCCATCATAAATCAATAATATCAGCAGACGAGAATATCAGGGCTTATCTCTATACGGCGGTTAAAAACTCCTGTTTAAGCTATTTAAAAGTTTCTGCAAGGGTTAAAGAAAGGCAGTGGCATTACAACGCTAATCAACCTTCCGAGGAGGGCGACTATATGAATGACCTTATTCAGGCCGAAGTATTGCGCGAGGTGATGAAGGTGATAGATAAATTACCCGGCCACTCGGGGAAAATCATTAAAATGAGTTATTTTGATAACCTGAAGAACGATGAGATTGCGGCGCTGCTTGGAATCTCTACACAGACCGTAAAAAACCTGAAATCAAAAGGACTGGATAGTTTGAGACGTTTGCTTAAGCCTGATGTTTTTGCGATGTTTTTATTCCTCTATGGCCTGAAAAGCGGTTAA
- a CDS encoding alpha/beta hydrolase — MIRSLTIVFLLLIASAASAQQVLPLYPDSIPNCKVELKAEEKPTLTIYLPAADKANGTAVIIFPGGGYGTIVTHTEGTPIAQAFVKEGITAIVVKYRLPNADKMKDKSLGPLMDAQQAIKMVRSNASAWNINSSKIGIIGFSAGGHLASSLGTHFKHNYIANKEGVSLRPDYMVLVYPVISMKADLSHSGSRMNLLGKEPTAQKVQLFSNEEQVTKDTPPTYLTHSGDDKVVKVDNSIAFYSVLQKHGVNAELHLFPKGDHGFVLHLPINEWMQPIFRFIKNEGF, encoded by the coding sequence ATGATCAGATCATTAACCATAGTTTTCCTGTTGCTTATTGCCTCCGCTGCTTCTGCACAACAGGTTCTGCCGCTTTATCCCGATAGCATTCCAAATTGTAAAGTTGAGCTGAAAGCGGAGGAGAAACCTACTTTGACCATTTATTTGCCCGCAGCTGATAAAGCTAATGGCACCGCCGTAATTATTTTTCCTGGTGGAGGTTACGGTACAATTGTTACCCATACCGAAGGTACACCTATAGCCCAGGCCTTCGTGAAAGAAGGAATAACCGCCATCGTGGTAAAGTATCGTTTGCCCAACGCAGATAAAATGAAAGATAAAAGCTTAGGTCCCTTAATGGATGCACAACAGGCCATCAAAATGGTAAGATCCAATGCATCGGCCTGGAATATTAATTCCTCAAAGATTGGGATTATTGGCTTTAGTGCCGGCGGACATCTGGCCAGCAGTTTAGGTACGCATTTTAAACATAATTACATTGCTAATAAAGAAGGGGTTAGTCTTCGTCCGGATTATATGGTACTTGTTTACCCGGTAATCAGCATGAAGGCAGATCTTAGCCACTCCGGATCAAGGATGAATTTGCTTGGGAAAGAACCTACTGCACAAAAGGTGCAGCTGTTTTCTAATGAAGAGCAGGTAACAAAGGACACCCCTCCAACTTACTTAACCCATTCGGGTGATGATAAAGTGGTGAAGGTTGACAACAGTATTGCATTTTATAGCGTATTACAAAAGCACGGAGTAAATGCCGAGCTGCATTTATTTCCGAAGGGAGATCATGGGTTTGTATTACACCTTCCGATAAATGAATGGATGCAGCCGATATTTCGCTTTATAAAAAACGAGGGTTTTTAA
- a CDS encoding TonB-dependent receptor, with protein MKLTIFILIMSLTHVFASSFGQNVNLEQKNVSLKSVLNSIEAQTGYVFLSRDYDLNKPRVSVSLKNANIEEAISTVFKGLPVNYKIVDNNIILSKKIPTLLDKISSYLATIEISGKVVGEHGIPLPGASVNVKGTKITASTDKDGRYSIKLPEGNMVLVYSYIGYISQEIKVGEGDKVLNVTLKENDQSLDELVILGFGQTQKKIAQTGSSVSIGLKELKQSPTANITNALAGRLPGLTAIQISGEPGNDKSQLLIRGRATVNGQEPLITIDGVKKDYRAIALLDVNEIDNITILKDASATALYGVKGANGVIIVTTRRGKQGKPTVSASVQRAVQTSIRLPEYVDSYNYAVLANEAYLNDHPGGTVPYNAEALEAYRTGSDPYKYPNVDWFDEMMKPAVQTQANFNIGGGGQQSRYFVNVGYTDQGGIYKTEKDPKYDPTSSFKRYNFRSNVDIDFDDNFSMSLNLFGAIENKKDPNISVADLFWTLNQIPPNAFPIKFPTGSYGEKGFINPARFLNQSGFRESFNSSLSGMLSLTRKLNFITPGLTLKGNYSFDGYFQNDFKRSKSVMTAEYKGTGDYNDPANYIYKGIDAPLSAPSSGFNQKRDVWMDVSLNYAKQYKDHGFTGLLLVNRAQEVKGNEVPYVSQGIVTRLTYNYKTKYFAEFNAGYNGTDNFSKERRYGFFPAVSAGWVLSEESFLKGNSVIDFLKIRGSYGLTGNDLLPGRRWLFSSEYIRNSGRGYLYGDNLMGVEGIYEGAMSNPAVTWEKARKGNIGFEVRLLKDLFSITADFFTEKRNDILITRKSLPTMIGMSENDLPPANMGKVHNKGFELELTHRNQFNNGGYFLSGNFALAKNKIIFMDEENKPYDYQYQTGHPLGQIFLLEAERFFRDEIDIRLSPAQFGRVIPGDVKYKDLNGDGIITDDDMGPMGRSNIPEITFGLSGGVNWKNFDISFLFQGAANSSRTLVGGMSWEFYEGGKVRTQHLDRWTPETANTATWPALHYGGNSNNHRMSSLYLEDNSYIRLKNLEIGYTFKNIRLTKKAALSSFRIYGNGMNLYTWTKAQPMFDPEYWQPNTIGNVYPAQRIINFGASLSF; from the coding sequence ATGAAGTTGACCATTTTCATATTGATCATGTCGCTGACACACGTATTTGCCAGCTCCTTTGGTCAGAATGTAAATCTGGAACAAAAAAATGTATCACTCAAGTCTGTATTGAATTCAATAGAGGCGCAAACAGGTTACGTTTTTCTGAGTCGGGATTATGATCTGAATAAGCCAAGAGTAAGTGTCTCGCTCAAAAATGCGAATATCGAAGAAGCCATCAGTACAGTGTTTAAAGGACTGCCGGTTAACTACAAAATTGTAGACAATAACATTATTCTGTCCAAAAAGATACCTACACTGCTGGATAAAATAAGCAGTTACCTGGCTACTATTGAAATTAGTGGTAAAGTTGTAGGTGAGCATGGAATTCCGCTGCCTGGGGCCTCCGTTAATGTAAAAGGAACAAAAATAACAGCCAGTACTGATAAAGATGGCCGTTACAGCATTAAGCTGCCGGAAGGGAACATGGTGTTGGTTTACTCTTACATTGGATATATAAGTCAGGAAATTAAGGTCGGCGAAGGAGATAAAGTGTTGAATGTTACGCTTAAAGAAAATGACCAGTCTTTAGATGAATTGGTGATCCTTGGTTTCGGACAAACACAGAAAAAAATTGCGCAAACAGGCTCATCAGTTTCCATCGGTTTAAAGGAACTGAAGCAAAGTCCTACTGCAAATATCACCAATGCACTGGCCGGAAGATTACCAGGCCTTACGGCTATACAGATCAGCGGAGAGCCGGGCAATGACAAATCACAATTGCTGATCAGAGGGAGGGCCACAGTGAACGGGCAGGAACCATTGATTACTATTGACGGCGTAAAGAAAGATTATAGAGCTATCGCTTTACTTGATGTAAATGAAATCGACAACATAACCATTCTTAAAGACGCATCTGCTACCGCATTATATGGAGTAAAAGGTGCAAATGGTGTGATCATTGTAACTACGCGAAGAGGTAAACAGGGTAAACCCACAGTTTCAGCGAGTGTACAACGTGCGGTTCAAACCTCTATCCGTTTGCCAGAGTATGTAGATTCCTATAACTATGCTGTTTTAGCCAATGAAGCCTATCTGAATGATCATCCGGGAGGTACCGTTCCTTACAATGCGGAAGCATTGGAAGCATACCGTACAGGCTCAGATCCTTACAAATATCCCAATGTCGATTGGTTTGATGAGATGATGAAGCCTGCAGTACAAACTCAGGCCAATTTTAACATTGGCGGTGGTGGCCAGCAGTCCCGTTATTTTGTGAATGTGGGTTATACCGATCAGGGAGGCATATATAAAACGGAAAAAGATCCCAAGTACGACCCCACTTCCAGTTTTAAACGATATAATTTCCGTTCCAATGTGGATATAGATTTTGATGATAATTTTTCTATGTCTTTAAATTTATTTGGCGCGATAGAAAACAAAAAAGACCCTAATATTTCTGTTGCCGACCTTTTCTGGACGTTAAATCAGATCCCGCCCAATGCTTTTCCGATAAAATTCCCTACCGGAAGTTATGGAGAAAAGGGGTTCATAAATCCAGCCCGATTTTTAAACCAGTCAGGTTTCCGTGAATCATTCAACTCCTCTTTATCCGGAATGTTATCCCTTACCAGGAAACTGAATTTCATTACGCCAGGATTAACACTTAAAGGGAACTATTCTTTTGATGGCTATTTTCAAAATGATTTCAAAAGATCTAAATCAGTAATGACTGCCGAATACAAGGGAACTGGAGATTATAATGATCCTGCTAATTATATATACAAAGGTATAGATGCGCCTCTTTCTGCTCCTAGTTCTGGTTTCAATCAAAAAAGAGATGTATGGATGGATGTGTCATTAAATTATGCCAAACAATATAAGGATCACGGATTTACAGGCTTATTGCTTGTCAACCGCGCTCAGGAAGTAAAGGGAAATGAAGTGCCTTATGTATCTCAGGGGATTGTAACGAGATTGACTTATAACTATAAAACTAAATATTTTGCCGAGTTCAATGCAGGATATAACGGGACTGATAATTTTTCTAAGGAAAGGCGTTATGGCTTTTTTCCGGCAGTTTCTGCTGGTTGGGTCCTTTCTGAAGAATCCTTCTTAAAAGGAAATTCTGTTATTGACTTCTTAAAAATCAGAGGTTCTTATGGATTAACCGGAAATGACCTGTTACCTGGAAGAAGATGGCTGTTTAGCTCTGAATACATCCGAAATAGCGGTCGTGGTTATTTATACGGTGATAATTTGATGGGAGTAGAAGGTATTTACGAGGGGGCGATGTCAAATCCAGCTGTAACCTGGGAAAAAGCGCGAAAGGGAAACATTGGTTTTGAAGTCAGGTTGCTGAAAGATCTTTTCTCGATAACAGCAGATTTCTTTACTGAAAAACGTAATGATATTTTGATTACCCGTAAGTCTCTTCCTACAATGATAGGAATGAGTGAAAATGACCTGCCTCCTGCGAACATGGGAAAAGTACACAATAAAGGATTTGAATTGGAACTGACGCACCGGAACCAATTCAATAATGGAGGGTACTTTTTGAGCGGCAACTTTGCCCTGGCCAAGAACAAAATCATATTTATGGATGAAGAGAACAAACCGTATGACTATCAGTACCAGACGGGGCATCCATTGGGTCAGATTTTTCTGTTGGAAGCAGAAAGGTTTTTCAGGGATGAAATAGACATCCGTCTTAGTCCTGCGCAATTTGGCCGTGTGATTCCGGGGGATGTAAAGTATAAAGATTTGAATGGTGACGGAATTATTACTGATGATGATATGGGGCCGATGGGCAGAAGTAACATCCCTGAAATTACTTTTGGTTTATCTGGTGGAGTGAATTGGAAGAATTTTGATATTAGTTTCTTATTTCAAGGTGCAGCAAACAGCAGCCGAACCCTTGTGGGGGGCATGTCCTGGGAGTTTTATGAAGGTGGGAAAGTCAGGACCCAACACCTGGACCGATGGACACCTGAAACAGCGAACACAGCAACATGGCCTGCACTCCATTATGGCGGCAATAGTAACAACCATAGGATGTCGTCACTTTACCTGGAAGACAACAGTTATATCCGCTTAAAAAATTTAGAAATAGGTTATACATTTAAAAATATCAGGCTTACAAAAAAAGCTGCTTTGTCTAGTTTTCGCATTTACGGAAATGGGATGAATTTATATACCTGGACGAAAGCTCAGCCTATGTTTGACCCGGAATACTGGCAGCCCAATACCATTGGTAATGTGTATCCTGCCCAGCGGATCATCAATTTTGGTGCTTCTCTTAGTTTCTAA
- a CDS encoding DinB family protein — translation MKLKGLTIALCLILGSQMTMAQVKATDLVKEWERAKAYTGEYLDAMPESGYALKPTPEMRSFAEQLLHLADANYGFASAATGTKSPYGQGELEKTDDKSKSNVGKLVLASYDFVIDNVKKMPEAQLDEAFKLFGRFEMTRRLALAKAFEHQTHHRGQTTVYLRLAGVKPPQEKLF, via the coding sequence ATGAAACTTAAAGGTCTGACTATCGCACTATGTTTAATCTTAGGCAGTCAAATGACAATGGCACAGGTAAAAGCAACTGATCTGGTAAAAGAATGGGAAAGAGCGAAAGCTTATACCGGTGAATATCTGGATGCAATGCCTGAAAGTGGCTATGCACTAAAACCGACGCCGGAGATGCGGTCGTTTGCAGAACAGTTGTTACATCTGGCAGATGCAAATTATGGCTTCGCCTCGGCAGCAACCGGAACAAAGAGCCCTTATGGCCAGGGTGAACTGGAAAAAACCGATGACAAGTCCAAATCTAACGTGGGCAAATTAGTACTGGCAAGCTATGATTTTGTAATTGACAATGTAAAAAAGATGCCCGAAGCACAATTGGATGAAGCTTTCAAGCTATTCGGACGTTTCGAAATGACCAGAAGACTGGCTTTGGCGAAGGCTTTTGAACATCAGACACACCATAGGGGGCAAACTACAGTATATCTCCGCCTGGCAGGTGTTAAACCTCCGCAGGAAAAATTGTTCTAA
- a CDS encoding FecR family protein — protein sequence MKQDYDKIITLIGNYNSGEIDAAGRKELEDWIALDHNNQLVFDRLTSDDQLRTELKIMHGFNAEDSFSEFERTHMFPAKRLWLKIAVAASILIACFIGGNYYFFSEKKNSEAGYAVANDILPGKNAATLTLANGKKIALADAHNGELAKEAGVVITKTSDGRIIYEIMDQGSKPGAQSNTLSTARGETYQVRLPDGTMVWINAATSLTYPASFAALKSRTVELNGEAYFEVSKDKSRPFIVKTAKQELVVLGTHFNINSYTDEGQTLTTLLEGSVKINEQTVLKPGEQAQLSDQGNMKVTTANMEEALGWKNGFFLFDKDDLPTVMRQISRWYSINVRYEGEIPKASFDGKVYRNLNLSKVLEVLKYANVKFRLEGKTIVILP from the coding sequence ATGAAACAGGATTACGATAAGATCATTACACTAATTGGTAATTATAATTCGGGGGAAATTGATGCAGCTGGTAGGAAAGAGCTGGAAGATTGGATTGCCCTTGACCATAATAATCAATTGGTTTTTGACCGACTTACTTCTGATGATCAGCTTAGAACAGAACTGAAAATTATGCATGGGTTCAATGCTGAAGATAGTTTTTCGGAATTTGAACGTACACATATGTTCCCTGCCAAAAGGCTTTGGCTTAAAATAGCTGTTGCAGCGTCTATCTTGATTGCTTGCTTCATCGGCGGAAATTATTATTTCTTTTCAGAAAAAAAGAATTCAGAAGCAGGATATGCCGTGGCCAATGATATCCTTCCGGGAAAAAATGCGGCTACCCTAACCTTAGCCAATGGAAAAAAAATAGCATTGGCAGATGCCCATAACGGCGAACTGGCAAAAGAAGCTGGTGTAGTGATTACCAAGACCAGCGATGGGCGCATTATTTATGAAATAATGGACCAGGGGAGTAAGCCTGGAGCCCAAAGCAATACACTGAGTACCGCCAGAGGGGAGACCTATCAGGTCCGTTTACCGGATGGAACTATGGTGTGGATCAATGCGGCCACAAGTTTAACCTATCCGGCTTCATTTGCAGCCTTGAAGAGCCGAACAGTGGAGCTGAATGGGGAGGCGTACTTTGAGGTTTCGAAAGATAAGTCGCGCCCATTCATCGTAAAAACCGCCAAACAGGAGCTGGTGGTTCTGGGTACCCATTTCAATATCAACAGCTACACCGATGAGGGGCAAACATTAACAACCTTATTGGAAGGGTCGGTGAAGATAAACGAACAGACGGTTTTGAAACCCGGCGAGCAGGCACAGCTTTCGGACCAGGGAAATATGAAGGTCACTACAGCCAATATGGAAGAGGCATTGGGATGGAAAAATGGCTTTTTCCTGTTTGATAAGGATGATTTACCAACAGTAATGCGACAAATTTCAAGGTGGTACAGCATCAATGTCCGCTATGAGGGAGAAATTCCTAAGGCAAGTTTTGATGGTAAAGTATATCGTAACCTTAACCTCTCAAAAGTGCTTGAAGTACTTAAATATGCCAATGTCAAATTCAGGCTTGAGGGGAAAACTATCGTTATCCTGCCCTAA
- a CDS encoding TlpA disulfide reductase family protein, with product MNRQLLTLFLLFLVLSTSAQKVNVKGVVKNTSDSVVVFRVNEIDAITGEDDYKRYQVKLDHKGKFEISLPENSIREWIIEQGEDEVFLYICNGHNLNLVIDFTKDKNRLVASGKNASEVNFFNYLDEQSGEKYGWSFYQKLTHLSIDEALKARNRKALFQLKVLNDYRKAKGFSEQFYRKLKTLYKYEPYETTLVEQLGQDKGLKANVNFLLSLKRDGFNDDYAAKNSNEYNTLVEHYMQYKFNGLIGEVDASEFLNFGTGAELSGLTKQVFLARQMIIFTTADNNLYKQVHQKFKKEVKDPQLLSLVDKTRNKYLAKLNENILSKENVSQSRSLNEIFQKYRGKVIYLDLWASWCGPCKSEMPNSKKIKAKLKDQDVIFLYLAYQDKKENWLAARKELEIDGEHYLLNPQLVKEASQLFEISGIPHYVIIDKDGNIVNKHAGRPNEAYPELLKLLQSM from the coding sequence ATGAATAGACAGCTCTTAACTTTGTTCTTATTATTTCTCGTACTATCTACATCTGCCCAAAAGGTTAATGTTAAAGGGGTAGTGAAAAACACTTCGGATAGTGTGGTTGTGTTCCGCGTGAACGAGATTGATGCCATAACCGGAGAAGATGATTACAAACGATATCAGGTGAAACTTGACCATAAAGGTAAATTTGAAATTTCCTTACCTGAAAACAGCATTAGAGAATGGATAATAGAACAGGGGGAAGATGAAGTTTTTCTCTATATATGTAATGGTCACAACCTCAATCTTGTTATTGATTTTACCAAAGACAAAAACAGATTGGTTGCCAGTGGAAAAAATGCATCCGAGGTTAACTTTTTCAATTACCTTGATGAACAAAGTGGTGAAAAATACGGATGGTCATTTTATCAAAAATTAACCCATTTGAGTATCGACGAAGCGCTGAAAGCCAGAAATAGAAAGGCTTTGTTTCAATTAAAAGTACTAAATGATTACCGTAAGGCTAAGGGTTTCAGCGAACAATTTTATCGCAAACTAAAAACCCTCTATAAGTATGAGCCTTATGAAACAACATTAGTGGAGCAATTAGGTCAGGATAAAGGCCTTAAAGCAAATGTTAATTTCCTGTTGTCGTTAAAAAGAGATGGCTTCAATGACGATTATGCTGCAAAAAACTCCAATGAATACAACACCCTGGTCGAACATTATATGCAATACAAATTCAATGGTTTAATAGGGGAAGTCGATGCATCTGAATTCCTAAACTTCGGTACAGGAGCAGAACTATCCGGCTTAACGAAGCAGGTATTTTTAGCCAGACAAATGATTATTTTTACTACAGCAGACAATAATTTATATAAACAAGTCCATCAAAAATTCAAGAAAGAAGTAAAAGACCCTCAATTATTGTCGTTAGTAGACAAGACCAGAAATAAATACCTGGCCAAACTAAATGAGAACATATTGTCAAAGGAAAATGTCAGTCAAAGCAGATCCTTAAATGAAATTTTTCAAAAATATAGGGGCAAGGTTATTTATTTAGATTTGTGGGCCAGTTGGTGCGGTCCCTGCAAATCGGAGATGCCAAATTCAAAAAAAATAAAGGCTAAGTTAAAAGATCAGGATGTAATATTTTTATACTTAGCATATCAGGATAAAAAGGAAAACTGGCTTGCCGCCAGGAAAGAACTTGAAATCGATGGCGAGCATTATCTATTAAACCCACAGTTGGTCAAAGAAGCTAGTCAATTATTTGAGATTAGTGGAATTCCACATTATGTAATTATTGATAAGGATGGAAATATCGTGAATAAACACGCCGGTAGACCTAATGAGGCTTATCCTGAATTATTAAAGTTATTGCAAAGCATGTAG